A stretch of DNA from Pseudopipra pipra isolate bDixPip1 chromosome 1, bDixPip1.hap1, whole genome shotgun sequence:
CTGTACTGGTCagagggttggttttttttcccaggtatGCTTGCCCTAACTGTtaaacttttcatttttgtttgagTTGATCTTCAGCTCTTTCTCTGTGATTCTCTCCAGCCAATTTGTTGAGACTTCTGGTTTTTAAAACTTTGACCTTTATTAAGTAAAAAAGTCATTATGAGAAAATGACTGCTTTGTGCAAATGTCCGCAGGCCATCTCCcatttcccctttatttttaattagttgCATGTTAATTTTGTTGAAGTAAATGGTAGAGTAAGCTACCACTCCAATGGGGCAGAGATGTTTAAATCTGGCACTGTTGAAGTGTCGCTGGTAAATGCAGTTCATTATTGTTGGGAAGAAGTGAAatcttttctcctgatttttttctttgcgCACACACAAAGAAAGTTAAAACATGACGCAGGATGGCTTATGCCTTTTTATTAAACCTCATAGCAGTTAATTTCACTCAAGTTACTCTGACTGTGTGAGTCATGATGTACTGGTAGGGACGCTGGCTCTGCAGCATGCTGACAAATTTCTGAAGTACAGCATCACCCTGGTTTATATTGGGGCTGTTCTGGCTCCAACATGATACTTTTCTTGCCTGGACCACAGTACAGCTGTAGGAATGAACATAACATTGTGCATCCCTCTATTAATAGAAGGGTTGGTGCAGGGGTTTCAGCCTTTGCTGCACCCAAGGGTGGCTTCTTTGGGGGGGAGAGGGTTAAAAAGAGCGACAGGACACATTGTTAACAAAGTCAGACAGCCAGTGGGGAGGTGGAAGGGGGGAGAAgtcaaaaaaaaagccccacttTTGCTGTGTATGTGAAGCAGCGCGCACTGAACTTGTTAGTGAGCTGAGTCCAGGCCCTTACACGccggggagagagggaggggagccTCTCTGTCCCGTCGtgcctggcagggagttggctCCTGATGCTGCTGTGCCTCTTGTGGTTTCAGCACAGACCCATAGCATTGGGCGAGGTCGAGATGGGAGAGCAGCAGGTCCTTCGGGGTCAGACACGATCCTGcggggaaggaggcaggaacAGTCATTGCAGGACAGTAGGAGGACCCACAGGggtccctggggagggaggcaggagcgAGTTCgcagcactgctgcttttctgtcaCTCATCTACAGCAAGTGGGAGAGATTAGTGCAGCTGTTGGATGTTATTTCCCAGGGCCCTGGGTGTGGAGGCCaggaagggggtttttttatccaAAAGGAGATGAGTAGCTGGACCTGGGTGGGGTTGCACAGGAGCAGAGACCAATTTGCTCTTTCTCATCTCTCTCCCTTTGCCTTGCCccaaaagaagcaaaagagaagCAAAGGAATCCTCTCCTGAAGGGGGATATGTTTATAACCTGCTAGTTTTTCTTTCATAGGTGGTGAAAATCCTTGTGTTCAAAACCATCCTTTCTTCGTCTCCTCCTGCTTGTCagccttccctgcagcagaCATTGCCAGTACAGAGTCTGGGAGCCTGCTCTCCCTGATGCAGGCATGAGTCAACAGCAGGGAATCACTGATCTTTCTCTTCTGCCCAGTCGTATTACTTTTAGGTCCTAGGCACAGGATTTTCTTTGCTCATGAGAGCCACATTAATTCTGCAAATAAAGTAAGACAGAAAGGAGAATAATAGTGATAAAGACAGAAATATATACAGTATATACTAGGGATTTCAGTGGGAGGAGTTAGACAGCTTCATAACTTAATTATATATTAATGACTTCTGTCTCAGGATATGTTCcattcttgttttgttttctttgcttctgtttgtgAAAGTTGCTAAAGAGGACAAACAGGAAAGGAACAAAGTGATAtcaagctttttattttagataagACCTAGAAATTCacactgtttttttttgttcacatCCACAACATGAGCAACTTTGTCTTAGTGAGCCCCATGGGTGAAAACTTCAGGGTTTAGTCTGCTCTTGTGTGGTTTCGGAAGTATAAGTAGAAGAATAGTAAATGTCACTTTCGCTTTCCCACCGCCAGTCTCAAGCAATGCAGAGCATAGCGTTTGTTTAATTTCTTGGTAACATAATGATGGATATAAATATTTGGCATTTGTATCTTGATtactgaaatataaaatttagAAAGATTGAATGTTTGTCTGCATCACTCCTAATCAAAATCAAGACTGATTAATTTTGCTTAAACTGTGgctctgcatttcctttctaaaatgtctttccatttcttaaagaagaaaagctgtttccTCTGCTGAGAAATTGGAATTATCTCAGAGGAGAGTGTAATACAAGGCAACAGGCACTGCTAATGTAAACTTTTCTTGCATAGGTGCCACTTGTCAAAAGTGTAGCAAATCCTGGCTTGCCTCTTGAACAAGCTTCACAGAGCACTGACTATTTCTTAAAGCctgttaaaatgcttttatatCCTAATTAGCATTACAGATTTCAAGAATACTAACTTATTTTAGTAGAAAGCTTTTTAATAGTGTGTTTTTACACAAAGACCTTgtctgcatttgaaaaaaaaaaaaagaaaaagtccaCTGGTGTAGTAATAATTAAACAGACTTGCCTGGTGTAATATGTAGCCTGAGCTTCAAGCGCAGCCTGGTCATTGCACTGTTATGTTTTGGttctgcttttgtgttttaGTAGTTGTGTTTTCTTATCCTCTTGCTTTGTGCACCTCTGCCAGCGAGCCAGAGCCCTGGTATTACACTGGCAGTGTACAGGTATGAATTACTTCAAAACATAAAGAATTCAATTGAGAATTGAGCTCATTTTCAAGCAACCTTAGCTGCTAAAACCAGTTTTTTCCTTTTCGCTTAAAATTGAATCTCTGTGCTTGGAACTGAACAGCTTTTTTCTCCCTACTCTGTAATCATATTTATAGAAAAATGGAAGACTGTGGCCAAGACTAGCAATCACGTGATAGCACAGCAGCTTTTATTAGATACATCTGGAAACTTACCTTGCAAGTAGAGTGCTTTTATCTCTGCACAGGTGTTgagccactgctctgcctgttcTGCGAACAATCTCAAAACCTGTTCCCATCACTGTTCTCTGCAGCCGTGCCATCCGTATTTGACTTGGCACTGCACATGAACAGACTTATGAAATTTTAAGGAGATggaggggtttttgttgttttggtttggttttttttttaagttcatcATGAGCAAAATATTACCATATGTTTCAGATGCTTTATTTGATATGCTGGACTTTTCAgactttaacttttttttgaaGCAATTTAAGCAAGATGAAGAAATGTTCATGTCACCTAGGATTCCTTTCTCTTATCCTTCTTAGACCGTGGgtttagatttaaaaatacagtaggCATTGACACTACCTAAAGATGGGAAATAGTATTGATGACAAAATAGAGAAATTAATGGTTAGACTTCCTTAAAAAAAGCTAATGCTTCCAGTTAATGCACTGTTAGGCATGTCAGCTTACTCCATTCTAAATTTAACACAAGCCTTAGTCAATGCAGCATGATGCTTGCCTTAACTAATTAGGTTTTGACACTTAGTACCTGCAGAGTTTTCCTTGGAGGTGCTATGGATCCCTGTCTGCATCTGCACTGCTGATTGTGTTCAAAGCTCAAGTCATGTCATTTGTGAGAAATTCAGACTCCCTTTCTACTTGAGGTGAGGGGAAGGAACTCAGCAAAaacacaggcagaaaaaaaccgTTGTGCAGACACTTGGGCAAACGAGGTGTGTATTTTAAATAGCTTGCATCTGTAGCAAGCCCAAGTGAGGTCTGCAGAGCCTGAGAGATCTCCTGAACTGGTGGCATGGTGACACCCCTCAGCATCAGGAGCAGCTTTACAAAGACCTCACTTGTCCTTGGCAAGCAGCATGGGCACCAGGTGCCGGTGTGGTGACTGGAGCCCACCAGGTCACTAGCTTGCCTGGGGAGCCTGCCTAGAGGGGCTGCTCCACATCTCTCAGGGAGGGCTTTTCTCAAGTTGTTTTTATTCCAACTCTCCAAACTGCAGCTGCCTGTACAGGTGTGCctggacacagagaaagacatGGCATCCACAGGTCCCTCCCatgctccagctcctctgtgattctgtaagcTGTGCCACCAGGGCAAAGTGCTGAGCCAGAGCGCGGTGCATTTATATGCCCTGAAGAGCCTGCATCTTGAAATGCCAGGCATAATTTCTATATGTTTCCACTTTCAGCCAGGTGCTTCTTTTTGACCGAATGGAAAAAGAGCTTAATCCTTTTCCCAACTTCACTTTTTACTTGCTGCTTCTTCACCcacagcaaggaaaagaaaagaagactaaggaagaaagagaaaaatgcagaggAGTGTTTCATTCTATGCTTTATAAAAGAGTGAGATACATTACTTTTGcttggggggaggggaggcagTTCCCTTTGCATGGAAAACACcatttttaaattgcaaatttTTACTGTCCTGAGGCATAGCAGTTGATACAGGTGTACTGTGGAGGACTTTCACACGGGTGTCTGCTCAGAAAGATTAACTCTGAAGTGCAGCTTTTGATGGGAGACCTAAATAAACTAGTGCTTAAAATCAGCACGTTGCACAGCCAGTGGAGGTGAGGGAGTGCTGCAAGGTTGATGAGTCACACCTTACCCGTCTGCAGGACATCTGGCTGCTTGCCAAGGATTActggctcctgctctgcccagatCTTGGGGATACAGTAGCAGGAGCCAGCTCTCCCAGTAACTCTGTGGTACTCTCAGCGGTAGCTGTGCCTGCCTCATCACACAGGAGGGGATACACCCACTGCTTTGGGTTGCTGGGCCATAGGAGGCCGGGCACACTGGCCTGGAAATGCCTCAAGATGCCCTGAGGTGTGAGGGTCTGTGTGCCTCTGCAGAACAGCCAGTGATGCTCCTGATGGTGCAGGAGCATTGCTTCCAAGGCCTCGCTGTTTGTATGCTGACATACAAGGAGGAGCATGCCAGAAACACTGCTCACTTTCATGCAAGGTATTTTCATCACCTCTAAAAGTGAGTTTATTTCAGTAGCCTGCAACTTCTTCGGGTGACTGTTCTAACCCTTTAATGCCCTTCTTCCCCCAGTGGTTTTGGtggttgtgtgtgtttttgttttcactgaagaTGAAAGCTTTGCATCATAGAGTAGGTGCTGCCAAGTGAGCTGGAGGAGGGCCGTAGATCCTGATGCTGGAGAAGTACTACGTGTTGGCATTTCCCCCACACCACCAGAGATTCTTATCACATTTAGCATACCTTTTTAAGCAAACATTAGCTTTGTAAATGGCATTGGTTTGGTATTTAATAGACTGGAGGAACTGTGCTAGCAATAGTTGTAAAGGTAGGATGCAAGGGAATTGACAGGAGAGTTAAAGCAGATTAAAACTTCAGCGCACAATATTTATGTCCAAGCTTTCTGGGTACTCTGATAACAAAGGCTGTGTTATATACACTTCACACTTGCTTCTTTCACCACTCAGAGACTGAGTCCAGTTGCTTTGTGGGTGACTTTGTTATCTCTTCATTTTCAGGGAATAAAAAAATGGCTGTGGGAGTTTATGTAGTGATAAAAAGAACAACAATGGGAGTTTGTTGAGGACAGGACAGGGAGGGAGTGGTTTCAGGATTTTGTCAGAAGTCATTTCGAATTGCAGgatgtttttttaatgagtaGGCACATGTCCTTTTCCTTGATGTAGAAAGCAAGGATGGTATGGGAAGAACTAAGGCAGGGGGAGATGTGAAAAACTCCTAGTGCTTCTAGTATTCTCACTGACAAAATCTGACTGCTTCACATTCACTGGTATTTGCTTCTGTGAAGCCTGTGCTTTGGTTTGGAGCTGGACCTGTAACCACAAGGAACTGTGTTGAGTGAAACTGTGTATCAGTAGTTGAATGCAGAGTGGACGTGACCTGTCATGCTGCAGAGCTCAAATTCCAGATATTTAAAAGGGAATAGGCTTGTTTACATGTTGGCCAAATGTTGCTGCGTAGCCCttactgcctgcagcacagctttggtTATTTAATGCAATGTTTCATGTGAGAAACCTTTGTTTAGCTGAATTTGGGATCTGAGAACttaagaaaagcaagaaatcaCAGCAGTAAAGTGCAGGTAGAAAAAGACAttgtttctgcatttttcttcaggGCACACTGGCTGTGAAGGAGATGTAAGAGTGTCAGAAGTGTTGAACCTGTTTCAGGTCTTCCCCCTCTGATATTTCTCCccttctggttttccttttaaaacagtATATTTCTCATaacagcttggaaaaaaaaaatcagtggaagGTTATGGAAAGGCAGTGTGAGGAAGATTCACACATGGGTATTTGAGTGGTGTGCCATAGTATGTTTTAAGCAGTGGTTATAAAAGGTGCTATTTATACATTTGCAGCTGCTTGCTACTTAAATCAGATTTAGCGTCTTCTtggcactgatttttttaaaatgttgtttgttttaacagTATTTCTTAGTAAAAATGAAATGGTGTGTAAAGcccattgaaatatttttggttgGACAATGGGAAGGTTGTCAGAAGGCTGTGGTCTCAGCTGCCATTTTACTGCCTGCCCTTGTGGGATTGTCAGTTCTCATGTGCTATGTTCTTTAAACTTTCAGTGAACTTATTAGCCAGAAACTAGTAGAAAGTGACTGACTGAAATGGCCTTTTTGTGGAGATCAGTTTTTAACAtgctgtggcttttttttttttttgcatttagcAGGTTCTTGGTATCGTGGAGTGAGAGGAAGGAGAGTGTACTAAAGCAAGAAGAATGCTAGTTCTTATGCTTACAGCAGTCAGTAagtcatttatattttattcctttcctttccaggTGTGACATCTGTTGTATTACCTTTCGTACTCATCGGGGCTTACTGCGCCATAATGCAGTCATCCACAAGCAGCTTCCCAGAGATCCCATGGGAAAGCCTTTCATTCAGAACAACCCTTCGATTCCAGCAGGCTTCCACGACTTGGGATTCACAGACTTCTCCTGTAGGAAGTTCCCCCGCATTTCTCAGGTATTCTTGTTCTTCATAGTGTAAGATACCAGCTGCTACAGCACATACCTTATGAAATCTTGCTGAGGCAGAGAGTGCATATAGAATATTTTGTGGAAAGCACTGTTTGTGTAGGCTTCAaacattttctgccttttccttttcttttgtcatCTGGAGAATATTggcactggatttttttcagcattccAGTGGGTAACTATCAGTGTAAAGATGTATAAAAACATTCTCAAGGAAAACTTCATCATATTAGATCCTTGCCCCTTCCAACCTGCCCATTAGTTCTCTCTTTCACAAAATTATCCCACATCTGAAATCAGTAGAGAGGACACACGGTAAGGaagacattattttaatttactctAGCAAGGATGTAGTTGTGATGTAAAAGCTTTATTACAAAAAACTTTGAGCAGACACCTTACTTACTAAACAGTGACATATTCAGTGATTTCTTCACTAAACACTCCCAGGCACCTTTCCACAATATTCCTTATATAAGGTCTGAGGGTTTTGCACCTCTGAGGGAAAGTGgctggagggaggcagggaggtaGTCCGTGAATATTTTTCTGAGAGCCATAAAGCTTTCTGCTGGTTGATATTACTTCTCCCTCTGTCAAACCTTGCTTGCCTTAGTTTGGGTCTGGATGACGCTGcatatctattaaaaaaaaagaaaagaaatcaacagCACAATCCAGAAGGACCATGCTTAGTCAGTGTCTGCACTTCTTTTATTCTACTGGGATTAAATCATTGATTTCCAGCTCTTCTGGCTGCAAGGTGGTAGACCTGAAATTTATTGCTGGTCCGGGTGGAGCACATAGATAATTCTGTAAGTCTGTTATAGTTTTGGTGTAAAAGTTACAAAATCAGAAGACACAAGAGAGGTTTCTGGTAGGGAAGTTCATGATAGAAAAGTGTTTGAGAGTCTGAACAGCCATCTGAAGGAGTTTGCCTTTATAGAGGGGAACTTCTGGAGAATCAGCCCCTAATTCAGGTACACCACTTAGGACACTAAAGGCTGTGGAGCAGGAATATCTCCATACCAGATGGGTGGTGGCTGCTCTAAACCCCTTAACTTAGGCAGGGGAAAAGAGAGtgagctggttttgttttgcaataGTGTGTGATGCCTTTCCAGTTTAAGATACCTActctaaatatttttgcatgtCTTGCAGGTCTGGTGTGAAACAAATTTGCGAAGGTGCATCAGTGACTTCCATCGATTTATTTGCGAGATGTGTAACAAGGCATTCCCCATGCTTTCGGCACTCAAACTGCACACAGAAACACATGTGGTGGATCAGGGAAAAGACAAGCACAAGCCACAGTCCATGACCCCACCTGGCGAGAATCCAGACCAGAAAGCCTTCATGGCATCCTTGGGCCTACAGTACACCAAAGACATCAAACCTGTCAAGCAGGAGGACAATACACAGGATGAGGTCCAAGAAATGCGGCTCAGAGCACTGAAGAGTAACCTACCTCAGGAACCTGGCAGCACcaccctgctcagcctctctCCTCTGGAAGCTGCCTCCATGGGAGGGTCATTTTCAGTCCTTCCCcctacaaaagaaaacataaagctTCTCTCGCTGCAGCCTTTCCAGAAGGGTTTTATTATCCAGCCTGACAGCAGTATTGTGGTGAAACCCATCTCCAATGAGTCTGCCATTGAGCTGGCAGATATTCAGCAGATCTTGAAGATGGCTTCTTCCGCTCCTCCTCAAATCAGTCTTCCTCCACTTTCTAAGGCACCTTCTGTCCCTGTGCAGTCCATTTTCAAGCATATGCCACCACTGAAGCCAAAGCCTTTGGTAACGCCCCGAACAGTTGTCGCAACCTCTACACCTCCTCCTCTTATCAGTGCCCAGCAAGCCTCCCCTGGCTGCATCAGCCCAAgcctcccacctccccctcTGAGGCTGATCAAGAACTCGGTGGAGTCCTCCTCCAACTCTCATCTCCCTCAGCCAGGAGCCAAATCAAGTCCTTCCTCACAGTTGCTCCTCCAACCCAAAGCAGAGCCTTTAACTCAGCATGAGATGAAGACGCAACTGGAGCAGGACAGCATCATCGAAGCTCTCCTGCCTCTGAGTATGGAAGCCAAGATCAAGCAAGAGGTCACAGAAGGAGACCTCAAAGCCATCATTGCAGGGGCAGCGAACAAGAAGACCCCAACCATGAGGAAAGTTTTGTACCCCTGCCGTTTCTGTGACCAGGTGTTTGCCTTCTCTGGTGTCCTGAGAGCTCACATCCGTTCTCACTTAGGTATTTCCCCGTATCAGTGCAACATCTGTGACTACATCGCAGCTGACAAGGCAGCACTGATCCGGCACCTGCGGACACACAGTGGGGAGAGGCCTTACATATGTAAAATCTGCCACTACCCATTCACAGTGAAAGCCAACTGTGAGAGGCACCTGCGGAAGAAGCACCTCAAAGTGACCAGGAAGGATATAGAGAAGAACATCGAATATGTCACGAGCAATGCCGCAGAGATGGTGGATGCCTTCTGCTCCCCAGACACTGTGTGCAAGCTGTGTGGTGAGGACCTGAAGCATTACCGTGCCCTCCGCATTCACATGAGGACACACAGTGGGTGCCAGAAGAAGAAGCCATTTGAGTGCAAGGAGTGTGGCACAGCCTTTTCAGCTAAGAGAAATTGCATTCACCATATCCTCAAGCAGCACTTGCATGTGCAAGAAAGGGAGATTGAGAATTACATCTTAACGGTGGACTGCAGTGCCCAGGAGAGCCAGACAGAGCCTTCCTTATTGGAGGACAGCACTTATATGGACCACAAGCCCATGGCGCCTTTTCTGGAGCCACAAAATGGCTTCTTGCTTGGAACATCATCTCACGTTTCCATCAAGCGTGAACCTGTGGGCAGCTTTCCGATGGATTTTGATGAGCCTTTGGATTTCTCTCAGAAGAGCAAAAGCCTGAGTGCTGTGCAAGTGAAGCAGGAGAACCTGTTCGGCTCTTCTCCCCTGTCCCTTTACGACTGTTCCATGGAGCCTATTGACCTCTCCATCCCCAAAATCCTGAAGAAGGATAAAGATGATGTCCCATGTGAAGCCAGGAATCAAGAGTTGGCTGCTTCTGGGAACAGTGATAAAGCCTATAACTGTCTGCAGTGTCCTTTGGTTTTTGGTGCCAATGGGGGCTCAGAGACAAACCGGGGTGTCAGACATCCCCAGCCACTGAAAGGTTCATTGCATTTGACTGTCCCGATCatttccccagctctccctggcaATTCTGCCTTGCTGAGACCCTTGAGGCCTAAACCAGCACCGCCACCTCTCTTGCCAAAGCCTTCAGTAACTAAAGAGCTGCCGCCATTGGCTTCCATTGCACAGATCATTTCATCTGTGTCTTCTGCTCACGCTTTGCTGAAAACAGAGGCTCCAGACGCCAGTCCCAAGGCAGCGAGCAGCTCCACTGGGTGTGACAAATCAGGGAACGCCAAAGCTAAAGTGACAATCATGACTGCTGTTCAGAGAGACTCCAGCCTGCCCAGTGACCTGTCTCAGGCATGTGATCCAGAGCAGTCTCCCGTTGCTGATGCTGGGTTGACTAAGAAGAGAGGTAGAAAGAAAGGAACGAAAAATAAGCCCAAACTTAGCAGTAATGTGGATCTGGAGTCAAGTGGGGAGTTTGCCAGCATAGAGAAAATGCTGGCTACCACAGACGCTAACAAATTTAGCCCGTTTCTGCAGTCCACTGACAATTTCAAGGAAGAAAGTGGCAGAAATGGAACAAGTGAGGATGAGAAGGAAACTGCCAAGGATAAGCTGCTGAGAGGGAAGAGGAACACTTATTCAGACTGCGTGCAAAATATCCCCTGTCCTTACTGTCCTCAAGTCTTTCCATGGGCAAATTCCCTGCAGCGGCACATGCTCACTCACACAGGTAAGAGCACTTTATGCTCACAGTAGATTGTAGCCCCTGAGGATGTTCCTCATGGAAGGGCCTCTCTgtggaggaatcttcctttcttGTCCTCTCTCTAGTGTCTGAATTGTATTCTTCATTAGTTTGCAAATCCCTagctgttgctgttgttgtaGTGGTCGTGATAGATTTTTCAGTAGTGGGATAATCTCTGTGCCTTTGAGTATCAGAAGGTAAATTAAACTTCTAATACCCGTTTGACTTCACTGGCATAACTCAGTATACTTGGAAGAGACTCAGGTTTCAGTTGTTCTGTTGTTATTATTGTCTTATCTTAAAGGAGAACATATGTGTTGAATATTTCATTGCGCCTTACATGGTTCGTTTGGCTGCTTCTGGTGGCTCTTTATCTGCATAAGTAATGATAAAAAGTTTTCTAAAAATGAGAGCCACGAAGTATAGAATTGtggcaggaaaataaaataatagagcgtttagggtttttttatccTTGCAGTGGCTTTTATTTGACAGATCAAAGAAGGAGGGTGCAAGAACTGCTCATCCTGAGCATTACGCAGTAGCTTGCCTCTAGGAAGTGTTTCTTCTCAGAGATAGACAGCTAAAGGTGGGCACATACCCTAAGGTGTGGAGATGTGTATGGAATCTCTAGTGTTGTGCCACTGTGTAAGTAACCTCAAACCTGGTTACAAAAGGAGGAATTGGGTAGAGAGATTTATCCTAGGTCTGGggttatttttcattcttcacTATAAAGGAAATACTGCATTGAATGCTGTGCTGATTTGAAGTTCACTCCTTTTTCCACCCAGACTGTAACAAAGTAATTAGTAGATTCTCATCCTGCTCAGAGAGAGTGAGGACAAAGCTCTActtgctgctgctcccttttAAGTCAGTCACAGTTGTTGATGTTATTTACTTCATTATGCATCTCAGCTCCTAgcataaagaataaaaatcagggatATTTGTAAGAAACATAGAGGATTTGAGTACAgtctcttttttaaaagaaattgagGTTTCCTGAAGCAATTGATTCATGTCTGTGCTAAAGAGGGAAACCTGAAGAGGTAAAAGAGGTTAGCTAAGAGGTTTAAAGGGAATCTGAGCTGTGGAGCAGTCCCTATTCCAGTTTGCTTTGGGTGACGCAAGGACATAACTTGCAAGGTATCAGTGCAACAGCGAGGCTATTGTTTTCTGGTCCACAGAGACCAAATTATTTCATCTTATTAAGCATACAGTTTACTTTCAATGGTGAAGGAGAGATCTTTACTCGTATCTCAATTGTTTTCCAACACCCTGGTCTCCAAAAAAAATAGATAGTTACTGAAGAACTGTTCATGAGACAGAAAACAATGGAGAGGCTTTTCCCAGACTAAGAGGTTTGACCTGCTTATTGATGGCAGACTTCCAAGGTAGCAGCTCTGGTGTAAACCCTTAATGAAGACAGGAAAATGCACTCAGCCATGAATTATGCTGGTAAAACTTGTCTGCCTTACGACCACTGGCCTTGGAAGGAGACCCCGTCCTTTTAGAAGGCCTGTGCTGCAATCGCCACAAGGAAGGCAGGCAACTGCAGCAGTAGCAGGGCTGGATCCTCACCACAGATACAAGATTTTTGGTGATACTACGGCAGTGGCAATGATCAGATTTTGGTTGGTGTACTCTGGCAGTGATAATACTGAGCTCTTTCTTAATCTCAGGGCAGTGTTGAGAGAGACTTGTTGCTGGAGGACCACCCCACCACCAGCAAGCTTTGACTGGCCTTGGGGCATCTGCTTTCGGGTGACATTAGCATTCTGTTTCTAAACTGGGAGTTCAcagcagctcccctgtgacagcAGTGTCAATGAGGTTTTactggaggggagagggaaaggtaAGCTAGGAAGATGGAGGAAATTTAGGCCACAGAAATGGTGCCAAGGGAAGTGCTAGAGTGCATTCAGCTGGAGTGAGCCCTGTGTTTTTTGTGATGAGTGTCCGCTGCTAGTGGCATCCGAGAAGTTTGGCAGCTCTGTGGTAGACATAGCAGTCTGTTGGGTTTATGTTGTGGGTGGGCAAGTTGGTTTTCTCATGGAGACATCTACAGCGTTGTAGTGCAACGCAGCGTTCCTGTCCCCACCTATTGCACAGGCAGTGACTTGTTAGAAAgctctgttttttaaaaggagttaagaaaaaaaatgtatttgctaATCTTATTGTAAAGAGAAAAGGGGAACTTTATTGTCTGGGATTGatggctgctccctggcctgtgTAGAGAGAGGGCTGACAGGCTGATGTGAATGGGATAGATGAGAGTCCTAGTGATCTGCTTCCAAGCTGCATGTGTTGGCAATCACAGCAGGCAAGCTGGTCTATATAACACTGctatcaaaaaaacccaacaaggCAGTTGTTTGAGCTAAAAAGCAACAActagcttttctttcttgctcttttttcttGTCCA
This window harbors:
- the RREB1 gene encoding ras-responsive element-binding protein 1 isoform X1, with the translated sequence MSRRKQPSPSKVRLLEGAAEEEAEEPDATTRTTLSEETSNQEESHNQSGDKDEEKQLESLNTYKVSPSSPNSLDGADLSSIDAMMSAVMNVGKIAENGGNSQNVKSPSKSPAPNRIGRRNQETKEEKSSYTCPLCEKICTTQHQLTMHIRQHNTDTGGTDHSCSICGKSLSSASSLDRHMLVHSGERPYKCSVCGQSFTTNGNMHRHMKIHEKDPNSTASTTPPSPLRRRRLPSKRKFSHDADLDREERTPAKKVVEDGHSGEGDKKADDEVYHCPVCFKDFFCKYGLESHMETHPDNSLRCDICCITFRTHRGLLRHNAVIHKQLPRDPMGKPFIQNNPSIPAGFHDLGFTDFSCRKFPRISQVWCETNLRRCISDFHRFICEMCNKAFPMLSALKLHTETHVVDQGKDKHKPQSMTPPGENPDQKAFMASLGLQYTKDIKPVKQEDNTQDEVQEMRLRALKSNLPQEPGSTTLLSLSPLEAASMGGSFSVLPPTKENIKLLSLQPFQKGFIIQPDSSIVVKPISNESAIELADIQQILKMASSAPPQISLPPLSKAPSVPVQSIFKHMPPLKPKPLVTPRTVVATSTPPPLISAQQASPGCISPSLPPPPLRLIKNSVESSSNSHLPQPGAKSSPSSQLLLQPKAEPLTQHEMKTQLEQDSIIEALLPLSMEAKIKQEVTEGDLKAIIAGAANKKTPTMRKVLYPCRFCDQVFAFSGVLRAHIRSHLGISPYQCNICDYIAADKAALIRHLRTHSGERPYICKICHYPFTVKANCERHLRKKHLKVTRKDIEKNIEYVTSNAAEMVDAFCSPDTVCKLCGEDLKHYRALRIHMRTHSGCQKKKPFECKECGTAFSAKRNCIHHILKQHLHVQEREIENYILTVDCSAQESQTEPSLLEDSTYMDHKPMAPFLEPQNGFLLGTSSHVSIKREPVGSFPMDFDEPLDFSQKSKSLSAVQVKQENLFGSSPLSLYDCSMEPIDLSIPKILKKDKDDVPCEARNQELAASGNSDKAYNCLQCPLVFGANGGSETNRGVRHPQPLKGSLHLTVPIISPALPGNSALLRPLRPKPAPPPLLPKPSVTKELPPLASIAQIISSVSSAHALLKTEAPDASPKAASSSTGCDKSGNAKAKVTIMTAVQRDSSLPSDLSQACDPEQSPVADAGLTKKRGRKKGTKNKPKLSSNVDLESSGEFASIEKMLATTDANKFSPFLQSTDNFKEESGRNGTSEDEKETAKDKLLRGKRNTYSDCVQNIPCPYCPQVFPWANSLQRHMLTHTDSQADAETLATGNKVLNLTYCEKEQSEEMTELPESECGPKEEQKADSLLAEEDAEEKVDGYEEGPEEDSVSNKSLDLNFASKLMDFKLAESDQGAGSSSQTERKHACDICGKTFKFAGTLSRHKKAHIREDRKDERSSEDESKSIQDDAGAPSMQDSGLEQEESPLDLKVVESPVDCEATGKENEESESVSEGEGTERKSTEKSSDDKKPKTDGAKSTAKADKRKKVCTVCNKRFWSLQDLTRHMRSHTGERPYKCQTCERTFTLKHSLVRHQRIHQKVKNARNHGKESDKEETQSRCGEDSENESNHSGANPISENECDSAGAVGSHTPLMGSRNESLAGMVMDSPCGEERSGTCLMEPTKSAQKQTAKDQEPRGGSEHERPSGFIQDLLEMHNTPSPMNHILAPADSAPQLLGVE